The following is a genomic window from bacterium.
ATCCGCCGCTACCTCGAGAGCGTCTCGCGGGGCGAGCTGGACTTCCAGCCCAAGCTGCGCGACGACGACCAGACCACGCCCCTGGCGGAGTCGCTGGCGCACGCGATCGAGACGTTGAACAGCCACCTCGTGTCGATCCGCGGCGGCGCCGACGCGCTGCGCGAGGCCTCGGGCAAGCTCCCGCGCCACCTGCAGTCGCTCGACGCCACGACCGCCGAGTGCCGGAGCGACCTGGAGGACCTGCTCGCGCGCGAGGAGGCGCTGATCCGGGAGCTGCAGTTCTTCCGCCTGCGCACGCCGCCCGAGAGGCCCTGAGGCGACGGCGGCGGGAGCCCAACCGGCCATGCGCGGGACCGCCCTCCTGCTTGCCGCGGGGCTGCTCTGCGGCGCCACCGGCGGCGCGGCGGCGGTCACGCTCTCGCCGCACGCGGTGCAGTTCGAGAAGGTCGGCTGCACGCACTGCCACCTCACGCTCCCCGGCCAGGGGCGGGTGCTGCAGAACGGCGTCTACCGCAAGAGCATCGACGATCTCTGCCAGGAGTGCCACGCCGCCTCGCTCGAGGACAACCTCAACCACCGCGTCGGCATCCGCCCGTCGATGAAGGTCCCGACCGATCTGCTGCTGAACGAGCGCGGCGAGCTCTCGTGCATCACCTGCCACGCGCCGCACGCCGAGTTCGTCAACCCGGACACGGGCGGCCGGACCTGGCTGCTGCGCCGGCAGATGCTCAAGCGCGAGCTGTGCCTCGCCTGCCACGCCGACGAGAACTTCCAGGAGCCCCGGGTCAGCGTCTCGCTGCTGGCGCCCGCGAACAACGCCGTCGTGGACACGCTGCCGGTGCCGCTGATCGGCACGCTCTCCGAGCCGGGGATCCGCGAGGTGACCGTCGAGATCAACGACACGCCGCTGGTCCTGAGCGTGGAGAACGGGACCTTCTCGACGATGCTCAGGCTCCGCGACGGCATCAACACGGTGCGCATCTCGGGCCAGGGGGTCGAGCCCGAGGCGCTCAACATCCTCTTCCGCCCGACGCTGCCGCGGGAGATGACCTACCGCCTCTACCGCTCCCACGGCATGGTCAACCGCAAGGACTGCTTCGTCTGCCACGACCGCGGCGCCCGCTCCTACGCGGTCGGCGGCAGCGACGCCGCGCTCTGCGGCAAGTGCCACGACCGGTTCGCTCCCGAGCGCTACGTCCACGGGCCCGTGGCCGTCGGCAGCTGCACCGTCTGCCACGACCCGCACGGCCAGACCAACCCCGGGTTCCTCGTCGCCTCCGGCGAGGCGCTCTGCTTCCGCTGCCACACCGAAGCCGACGCGCTCAAGCACCTCGTATCGCCCGATGGCGGCAGCGCCTTCCTGCGCCAGAAGGGCTGCACCTACTGCCACGACCCGCACCAGGCGGACCGCCGCTACCTCCTGCGCCCGGCCCAGGACTAGCCGCTCACAGCCCCGGTCCTCACCGACCTCTGCTGCCCCGGTCCTGCGGGAGCGTCATTTTTCGTTCTGGCAAGGCAGCGACGAGCCCGCGCGGAGGCGTACTGGTGCCCCCCACCCCCTGCCCACTCCACCCCTGCTGCCCGCGCGCAGTCCCGTGGGGATTTTTCGTCCAGGCAAGGCCGCGCCGAGCGTGCGCGGAGGCGGGCTGGTGCCCGCCGCACAAGCAACGCGAGAAGCAACGCAGCCTGGGCGGAAAAGACCCCCGGGAATGCCGCGGGCCTAATCCAGTCCCGATCGCCGCCTGAGGATCCATTCTCCCGCGAGGAGCGCCAGGAAGAGCAGGAACACCGGGACCGACTCGGCGAGCGCCCGCCCCTCCTCCCGCTCGCGCGCGGCGCCCTCCCCCGTCAGGTCCCTGAGCACGCGGGCCAACGCCTCCGCCGTATCCCCGGCGTCGCCCAGCTCGAGCAGCGCGCCGCGCCGGCCGGCGAGCAGCGCCTTCAGGGCGTCGCGGTTCAGCCCCGGCGAACGGAACTCCTCGAGCGGCCACGCCGCCGTCACGACGGCCGCCGCCCGCGCGTAGACCTTGCCGCGCGCCGAGGCCTCCGCGGCGATCTCCCACGTCCCCTCGCCGGGCGCCGGCGCCTCGACGACGAAGACCCCGGGGGCCTCCGCAGTCGGTGCCAGGGCGCGCGTCTCACCGCGCGGCCCCTTGAGCGTCACCGAGAGGTCGGGGCTCGCGGCGGGGAGGAAGTCCTCGCCCAGCACGCGGATGCGGGCGCGGACCTTCTCGCCGGGGGCCACCCGCGCGCGCTCCGGCTCGACGCGCGCCGGCTCCAGCTGCGGGTCGCCGATGCTCCAGCGCACGGCCTGGCGGACGAACGCCAGGTAGGGGCGGCTGCCGCGGCCCCGCCCGGCCTCCTCGAACGCCCAGTCCCAGAGCGAGTCGGTCAGGACCGAGAGGACCCTCCCCTTCCCGTGGCGGCCGATGACCACGAGCGGCTGCGCCGGCCCGCCCTCGACCGGCACCTCCGCCAGCACCACGGCCCCGCGCACGGCCGGCCCGCTGACGTTGTACCCCTGGAGGGGCGGCGGCTCGCCGCCCTGGGCCACGAGCCCCTGGAAGAAGGGGTGAGCACGTCCGGCGGCGGTCAGGCGCGGCCGCACGGTGACGTCCCGGAAGCCGCCGCCCGCCGCGGGCGCGTCGGGGAGGGACACGGGGAGCAGCGGCGCGAGCGGCGTGAGCTGGTAGCGCCCTCCCTGGTACGAGAGCGGCCCGCCGAGCATCCAGAAGCCCCCGCCGCCGCGCACGAACTCCTCGACCTTCTCGAGGTAGGCGCTCGGCAGATAGGGCTGGGAGGCGAAGTTGTCGAAGATCAGCAGGTCGAAGTTGGGCAGCTCCTCCATGAAGATCTTCTGGGTCGGGAACGGGATGAGGCTCAGGTCCTGCTGCGGGACGTCCACGGCGTCGGAGGCCGAGCGCAGGATGATGAAGGACACGACGTCCAGGCTCGGATCCCCCTTGAGCGCGCCGCGCAGGAAGCGGTAGCTCCAGCTCGGGGTCCCGCTGACGACCAGGACGCGGATGCGATCGCGCACGGCGTCGAACGACAGGTCCGCGCGGTTGTTCTCCGCGATCTGCTCGCCGTCGAGGAGGGGCACCTGCAGCGTCAGCGCGTGGGCGCCGGGCGCCGGCGGGGTCCACTCCAGCGACTCGCGCAGCTCCGTGCCGTCGGGAGGCAGCCGCAGCGTGCGCGAGACCAGGACCTGCTCGCCGCGCTTGAGCAGCAGCGGCACCTCGCGCCCGGCGTACCCGCTCGAGCGGACCGTCACCGCGATCACGGCCGGGCTGCCGGCGAAGGCGACCGCGGGCGGCTCGGCCGCCGCTATCTCGACGTCGCGCGTGCGCTCGCCGGCGCCGACGCCGACGAACACCACCGGCACGCCGCCTCCGGTCTCGGCCCCCGTGGCCGCCGCGCCGGCGCCTGCGCCGTGCCCG
Proteins encoded in this region:
- a CDS encoding methyl-accepting chemotaxis protein, with translation MREEKPRKIVFIDRRFQGQFILKFVLLLLAGTGLFVLAAYLILNRRLEETYYSAHYTIKSTGEMLLPTLLSLAGVFVLVLGAAVVAVTLYVSHHIAGPLYAIRRYLESVSRGELDFQPKLRDDDQTTPLAESLAHAIETLNSHLVSIRGGADALREASGKLPRHLQSLDATTAECRSDLEDLLAREEALIRELQFFRLRTPPERP
- a CDS encoding glutamine amidotransferase gives rise to the protein GHGAGAGAAATGAETGGGVPVVFVGVGAGERTRDVEIAAAEPPAVAFAGSPAVIAVTVRSSGYAGREVPLLLKRGEQVLVSRTLRLPPDGTELRESLEWTPPAPGAHALTLQVPLLDGEQIAENNRADLSFDAVRDRIRVLVVSGTPSWSYRFLRGALKGDPSLDVVSFIILRSASDAVDVPQQDLSLIPFPTQKIFMEELPNFDLLIFDNFASQPYLPSAYLEKVEEFVRGGGGFWMLGGPLSYQGGRYQLTPLAPLLPVSLPDAPAAGGGFRDVTVRPRLTAAGRAHPFFQGLVAQGGEPPPLQGYNVSGPAVRGAVVLAEVPVEGGPAQPLVVIGRHGKGRVLSVLTDSLWDWAFEEAGRGRGSRPYLAFVRQAVRWSIGDPQLEPARVEPERARVAPGEKVRARIRVLGEDFLPAASPDLSVTLKGPRGETRALAPTAEAPGVFVVEAPAPGEGTWEIAAEASARGKVYARAAAVVTAAWPLEEFRSPGLNRDALKALLAGRRGALLELGDAGDTAEALARVLRDLTGEGAAREREEGRALAESVPVFLLFLALLAGEWILRRRSGLD
- a CDS encoding cytochrome c3 family protein, producing MRGTALLLAAGLLCGATGGAAAVTLSPHAVQFEKVGCTHCHLTLPGQGRVLQNGVYRKSIDDLCQECHAASLEDNLNHRVGIRPSMKVPTDLLLNERGELSCITCHAPHAEFVNPDTGGRTWLLRRQMLKRELCLACHADENFQEPRVSVSLLAPANNAVVDTLPVPLIGTLSEPGIREVTVEINDTPLVLSVENGTFSTMLRLRDGINTVRISGQGVEPEALNILFRPTLPREMTYRLYRSHGMVNRKDCFVCHDRGARSYAVGGSDAALCGKCHDRFAPERYVHGPVAVGSCTVCHDPHGQTNPGFLVASGEALCFRCHTEADALKHLVSPDGGSAFLRQKGCTYCHDPHQADRRYLLRPAQD